A window of Nicotiana tabacum cultivar K326 chromosome 24, ASM71507v2, whole genome shotgun sequence contains these coding sequences:
- the LOC107760959 gene encoding uncharacterized protein LOC107760959, whose translation MYNRTYPNRSGLREKFIEGVAEFMAKAKTLHEFLSEGMIRCPCVKCKCAKLLQPDVVKIHLYKKKFMENYYVWTIHGEDVASVGDVDFQTFFGSEGSPLAENNFENSRSNEMVRDAFVMHPRAQSEPNDDAKRFYEQLKEASRPLYEGSMHSKLSVVVRLLSIKSYSSISQAGMDSIIGLVNELNMNKIDLPKDFYTAKKLVSKLGLSSERIDCCEKGCMLFYKDDASLENCKFCNQPRYKEVINSKKKKVPVKAMHYLLLIPRLKRLYALMSSAPHMRWHYENRRPPGILCHPSDGEAWKHFDRVFPDFTNEPRNIRLGLCADGFTPFSVSAEPYSCWPVFVTTYNLPPELCMTSPYLFLTCIIPGPRNPKRLIDLYLQPLIDELKLLWHEGVEAYDISTKQNFRLHAALMWTINDFSAYGILSG comes from the coding sequence ATGTATAATCGGACTTATCCTAATCGTAGTGGGTTGAGGGAGAAATTTATAGAAGGGGTTGCTGAATTTATGGCTAAAGCGAAAACACTTCATGAATTTCTCAGTGAAGGGAtgattaggtgcccttgtgtcaaaTGCAAGTGTGCAAAGCTATTACAGCCAGATGTTGTTAAAATTCATCTTTATAAAAAAAAgtttatggaaaattattacGTGTGGACTATTCATGGAGAGGATGTTGCTAGTGTTGGTGATGTCGATTTTCAAACTTTTTTTGGTAGTGAGGGTAGTCCATTAGCGgagaataattttgaaaactctCGATCTAATGAAATGGTTAGAGATGCTTTTGTGATGCACCCGAGGGCTCAGTCTGAACCAAATGATGATGCTAAGCGCTTCTATGAACAGTTAAAAGAAGCTAGTCGTCCATTGTATGAAGGTTCAATGCATTCTAAGTTGTCTGTTGTGGTTAGATTATTAAGTATTAAATCCTATTCGAGTATTTCTCAAGCAGGCATGGACTCTATCATTGGCCTTGTGAATGAACTTAATATGAATAAAATTGACCTACCCAAAGATTTCTACACAGCAAAgaaattggtttctaagttaggactttcatCAGAGAGGATTGACTGTTGTGAGAAAGGCTGCATGTTATTCTATAAGGATGATGCATCTTTAgaaaattgtaaattttgtaaCCAACCTCGTTACAAGGAGGTCATAAATTCCAAAAAGAAGAAGGTTCCAGTTAAGGCAATGCATTACTTACtccttatacctaggttaaagaggttatatgcattAATGAgctctgctcctcatatgagatggcactatgAAAATAGAAGGCCACCTGGTATTCTGTGTCATCCGTCGGATGGAGAAGCATGGAAGCATTTTGATAGAGTATTCCCAGATTTTACTAATGAACCAAGAAATATTAGGTTGGGTTTATGTGCTGATGGATTCACTCCATTTTCTGTCTCTGCTgaaccatattcatgttggccagTGTTTGTTACGACGTATAATCTTCCTCCTGAGTTATGTATGACAAGTCCATATTTGTTCCTAACTTGCATTATTCCAGGTCCACGCAATCCGAAAAGATTGATTGATTTATACTTGCAACCTTTAATTGATGAGTTAAAGTTATTGTGGCATGAAGGTGTGGAAGCATATGATATATCAACTAAACAAAACTTCAGATTGCATGCTGCTTTGATGTGGACTATAAATGATTTTTCTGCTTATGGAATATTATCCGGGTAG